In a genomic window of Tissierella sp. Yu-01:
- the raiA gene encoding ribosome-associated translation inhibitor RaiA, with product MKLNFAGKNVEVTQALKDVTNKKFGKLDKYFQKDIVGNVTFSTEKNRKIIEVTINLPGTILRAEESSDDMYASIDRTVDILERQIRKYKTRLQKRYQNNNETIRFENVVPLPNGEDSADKSSVVKRKKFNLKPMSVDEAILQMELLRHNFFVYTDSETSDVSVVYKRKDGNYGLIQPEP from the coding sequence ATGAAATTAAATTTTGCTGGTAAGAATGTGGAGGTAACTCAGGCACTTAAGGATGTAACTAACAAGAAATTTGGAAAGTTAGATAAGTATTTTCAAAAAGACATTGTAGGGAATGTTACGTTCAGTACAGAAAAGAATAGGAAAATAATCGAGGTTACCATAAACCTACCTGGAACAATTTTGCGAGCTGAAGAATCAAGTGATGATATGTATGCATCAATTGATAGAACAGTTGATATTTTGGAAAGGCAAATTAGGAAATATAAAACAAGATTACAAAAAAGATATCAAAATAATAATGAGACGATTAGATTTGAAAATGTAGTACCGCTACCTAATGGAGAGGATTCGGCAGATAAATCATCAGTGGTAAAGAGAAAGAAATTTAATTTGAAACCTATGTCAGTTGATGAAGCTATATTGCAAATGGAATTATTAAGACATAATTTCTTCGTTTACACAGATTCCGAAACTTCAGATGTTTCTGTAGTATATAAAAGGAAAGATGGGAACTATGGTCTGATTCAACCAGAACCTTAA
- a CDS encoding aromatic acid exporter family protein yields the protein MLELKKFKIGLRTLKTGAAVGFSMFLVELLNLEGPLFAGIGAISSMESSVSESFKSGKTRMFGTFVGAIIGFIFSSLLPHNYIFLSIGIIMIITINNLFGWKKTLQLSCYVYLSIFLSDVDERIPYATYRLLATFVGIAVGTLINYFIAAPDVKKVFIQSKTLIYKTSKSLVYNLIYKDKEIRLEDLTKELNSLENSFNLYKQELHYNFTKSKISEASVEVIQMTDEIYNDLHTIIRLDMKPILNEKNAELFKQIYSSEFIKSSREKDELDIVYNFHLNRILLNLIEIEKRL from the coding sequence ATGCTAGAACTTAAGAAATTTAAAATAGGTTTGCGAACTCTAAAAACAGGAGCTGCTGTTGGATTTAGTATGTTCTTAGTAGAGCTTTTGAATTTAGAGGGCCCTCTGTTCGCAGGGATTGGCGCAATTAGCTCCATGGAATCATCTGTATCAGAATCCTTTAAATCAGGTAAGACACGAATGTTTGGAACTTTCGTGGGAGCGATTATTGGTTTTATATTTTCTTCATTATTACCACATAATTATATTTTTCTCAGTATTGGGATTATTATGATTATAACTATTAATAACCTCTTCGGTTGGAAGAAAACCTTGCAGCTATCCTGTTATGTATATCTATCAATCTTTCTAAGTGATGTAGATGAGAGAATTCCTTATGCAACTTACAGGTTATTAGCAACATTTGTTGGTATAGCAGTTGGAACCTTAATAAACTATTTTATAGCTGCACCTGATGTTAAGAAGGTATTTATACAATCAAAGACACTCATATATAAAACTAGCAAATCCTTAGTTTATAATCTAATCTACAAGGACAAAGAAATTAGATTAGAGGACCTGACAAAGGAGTTAAATTCTTTAGAGAATAGCTTTAATTTGTACAAACAGGAGCTTCATTATAATTTTACTAAAAGTAAAATTAGCGAAGCATCAGTTGAGGTCATACAAATGACCGATGAGATATATAATGATTTACATACTATAATTAGACTAGATATGAAGCCTATCTTAAATGAGAAGAACGCTGAATTGTTCAAGCAAATCTATTCTAGCGAATTTATCAAAAGTTCAAGGGAAAAAGATGAACTTGATATTGTGTATAACTTTCACCTAAATAGAATATTACTTAATTTAATAGAAATTGAGAAACGATTATAA
- a CDS encoding S9 family peptidase, whose translation MEKLKLDDFTKYKFLSGISMSSDGKNCGFIVHQSDVEENKYLSNIYILDEENKIMKLTSLDEEKSFIWRTDTSILFPAIRNKKDRERKEKGKAFTTYYEISINGGEAQKSFEIPINVTSIKKIDEDNFILTATFDPLTEDLKEKKDYVIIDEIPFWSNGEDNYTNKKRNRLYTYDVKNNLLKMITDEFSNVEDYSISRDRKFVAFITSSYIDKMSTNTELNLYSIEENKYEKISPFQSFNYSHCDFLGDNIVFIGNNMQIHGINQNPNIYITDFTGYTVDKISDFDCSTWNSVGSDCRYGSSRSAKVDGDYLYYTTTEGANSFIHRIDINGNSEKLSSPNGSIDGFDVVNGKIYFIGLRYLKLQEIYLLNTKETQLTHFNSWVMKEKKLSTPEKLLFKLEDEKQIEGWVLKPVDYEEDKTYPAILNIHGGPKTVFGEVFFHEMQYWANEGYFVFYCNPRGSDGYGDEFSDIRGQYGTIDYDDIMDFTDLVLMNYPSIDEDRLGVTGGSYGGFMTNWIIGHTSRFKAAVSQRSISNWISFFGTSDIGYYFADDQVASTPWDNVEKMWFHSPLKYADNVITPTLFIHSEEDYRCWIPEGLQMFTALKYHGVESRLVAFKGENHDLSRSGKPKNRIKRLEEITAWFDKYLK comes from the coding sequence TTGGAAAAACTTAAGCTAGATGATTTTACTAAATATAAGTTTCTATCAGGTATAAGTATGTCATCAGATGGTAAAAATTGTGGTTTTATAGTTCATCAGTCAGACGTTGAAGAAAACAAATATCTTTCTAACATCTACATTTTAGATGAAGAAAATAAAATTATGAAGTTAACCAGCTTGGATGAGGAAAAATCCTTTATATGGAGAACTGATACATCCATATTATTCCCAGCAATTAGAAACAAAAAGGACAGAGAGAGAAAAGAAAAGGGAAAAGCCTTTACAACCTATTATGAAATATCAATAAATGGTGGAGAAGCACAAAAATCCTTTGAAATTCCTATAAATGTCACTAGTATAAAGAAAATAGATGAGGATAACTTCATATTAACTGCTACTTTCGACCCTTTGACAGAAGACTTAAAAGAAAAAAAAGATTATGTTATTATTGATGAAATTCCTTTCTGGTCAAACGGCGAAGATAATTATACAAATAAAAAAAGAAATCGTCTCTACACATATGATGTAAAGAATAATCTATTAAAAATGATTACAGATGAATTTTCTAATGTTGAAGACTATTCCATAAGTAGGGATAGAAAATTTGTTGCATTTATTACATCTTCTTACATAGATAAGATGAGTACTAATACAGAGTTAAATCTATATAGTATAGAAGAGAATAAATACGAAAAAATTTCTCCATTTCAAAGCTTCAACTACAGCCATTGTGACTTTTTAGGAGATAATATCGTTTTTATTGGAAATAATATGCAAATCCATGGAATAAATCAAAATCCAAATATCTACATAACTGATTTTACTGGTTATACAGTAGATAAAATATCTGATTTTGACTGTTCAACATGGAATTCAGTTGGATCTGATTGTAGATATGGTAGCTCTAGAAGTGCAAAGGTGGACGGCGACTACCTATATTATACTACTACGGAAGGAGCAAATTCCTTTATACACAGAATTGATATCAATGGCAATAGTGAAAAGTTATCATCCCCTAATGGTTCAATAGACGGTTTTGATGTAGTAAATGGTAAGATATATTTCATTGGATTAAGATATTTAAAATTACAGGAAATATATTTACTAAATACAAAGGAAACCCAATTAACTCATTTTAATTCTTGGGTTATGAAAGAGAAAAAACTCTCTACTCCAGAAAAATTATTATTTAAATTGGAAGATGAAAAACAAATAGAAGGTTGGGTATTAAAACCAGTTGACTATGAAGAAGATAAGACATATCCCGCAATTTTGAATATTCATGGTGGCCCTAAAACTGTATTCGGAGAAGTATTCTTTCATGAAATGCAATACTGGGCTAATGAAGGATACTTTGTATTCTATTGTAACCCAAGGGGAAGCGATGGTTATGGCGATGAGTTTTCCGACATAAGAGGACAATATGGAACTATTGATTACGATGACATAATGGATTTTACAGACCTTGTACTAATGAATTATCCTTCTATAGATGAGGATAGATTAGGGGTTACCGGTGGTTCCTATGGAGGTTTTATGACCAACTGGATAATAGGTCATACTTCAAGATTTAAGGCTGCTGTATCCCAAAGAAGTATCTCTAATTGGATATCTTTCTTTGGAACAAGTGATATTGGATATTATTTTGCAGATGACCAAGTAGCAAGTACTCCTTGGGATAACGTTGAAAAAATGTGGTTTCACTCTCCACTGAAATATGCAGATAATGTAATCACACCTACCTTATTCATACATTCAGAAGAGGATTATAGATGTTGGATACCAGAAGGACTACAAATGTTCACTGCCCTAAAGTATCATGGCGTAGAATCAAGGCTAGTAGCCTTTAAAGGAGAAAATCATGACCTTTCAAGATCCGGAAAACCAAAGAATAGAATAAAAAGATTAGAAGAAATAACTGCTTGGTTTGATAAATATTTGAAGTGA